The nucleotide sequence GATGAACGCGGTgctcgaggcggcggcggatcTCTCTCATCGTGGGCTCGCACTGGGAGTGCTTCCTATGGTGCTGCCTTGCGcgcgttttgtttttgtctTTTGTCTTTGCTGGCTCTGCTTTGCAAGagggcacacgcagacacagacacgcccGACTAATTTGTGTCCTTCACAGCTCTGCCCGAGACGCGCGCCGAGCCGCTCAAGGGGTCGTCTGCGAAGGTGATGCAACGCGCGAGCCGCGAAaccacccctctcccctctcccgccctcccATCCCCCCGGCACGTGCGGCTCGACTGCTGAAGCGCGCGCCTCGCTGAAACTCGTCGTTCTGGAGCACCTGTCTTGCACACGGAGTGCCCTGGATCGGCGCACCTTCGACCAACCTCTCAGCCGTGTCTCTATGTGAGGTATATGTCAGGGGTAGGGGGCAATGCACGTTGCGACGTCTTTCGTTAGCTTGTCTTTCATGGTAGCCgttcttctcttctccctaCTCATCTCtcccacctccgctgccgctggactTCTCATGCACGTCTCTATCTCGGCGTATGGGACACATGACGTGGCGtacctcccccctcccttccctctgcaGTTTCTACCATCTCGTAGCgacccctcccttcccctcccccttcactCACTCAGCGGACCCTTAGCCTTATTCCTTTCGcgtgccccctcctcttcctccctcccgctTTTCGTGGCGACGCTGAGTGGCCTAAGGTCGAACACCCACACTTTTCCCCACttcgcacacacaagcacacaccaGCATGTTCCGCAGGAACATAGCGCACCTGGCGTCCTACGACGTGACGGTGATCGGCGGTGGCCCTGGCGGGTACGTGGCAGCCATCAAGGCCGCCCAGCTCGGCCTCAAGACCGCCTGCATCGAGAAGCGCGGTGCTCTTGGCGGCACCTGCCTGAATGTCGGCTGCATCCCGTcaaaggcgctgctgcacgcgacGCACCTGTACCACGACGCCCACGCCAACTTTGCCCAGTATGGCCTGCGCGGCGGGGAGAACGTGACGATGGATGTGTCTGCGATGCAGGCgcagaaggcgaagggggTGAAGGCGCTGACGGGCGGCGTCGAGTACCTCTTCAAGAAGAACAAGGTCACGTACTACAAGGGCGAGGGCAGCTTCGTGAACCCCAACACGATCAAGGTGAAAGGTCTCGACGGCAAGGACGAGACGCTCGAGTCGAAGAAGACGATTGTGGCCACTGGGAGCGAGCCGACGGAGCTGCCGTTCCTGCCCTTCGACGAGAAGGTTGTGATGTCCTCCACCGGCGCCCTCGACCTTGACCACGTGCCCAAGAAGATGATCGtggttggcggcggcgtgatTGGGCTGGAGCTTGGTAGCGTGTGGGCCCGCCTCGGTGCTGAGGTGACCGTCGTGGAGTTTGCctctcgctgcgccgccaacACCGACGCCGACGTGTCCAAGGCGCTCACGGATGCGCTGGTGAAGCACGAAAAGATAAAAATTATGACCAACACAAAGGTCGTTAGCGGGACGAACAACGGTAGCAGCGTGACGATC is from Leishmania infantum JPCM5 genome chromosome 32 and encodes:
- the GCVL-2 gene encoding putative dihydrolipoamide dehydrogenase; this encodes MFRRNIAHLASYDVTVIGGGPGGYVAAIKAAQLGLKTACIEKRGALGGTCLNVGCIPSKALLHATHLYHDAHANFAQYGLRGGENVTMDVSAMQAQKAKGVKALTGGVEYLFKKNKVTYYKGEGSFVNPNTIKVKGLDGKDETLESKKTIVATGSEPTELPFLPFDEKVVMSSTGALDLDHVPKKMIVVGGGVIGLELGSVWARLGAEVTVVEFASRCAANTDADVSKALTDALVKHEKIKIMTNTKVVSGTNNGSSVTIEVEDKDGKHQTLEADALLCSVGRRPHTTGLNAEAINLQMERGFICINDHFETNVPNVYAIGDVVNKGPMLAHKAEEEGVACAEMLAGKPGHVNYNVIPGVIYTNPEVAQVGETEEQVKKRGIDYKVGKFPFSANSRAKAVGTEDGFVKVVTDKKTDRILGVQIVCTAAGEMIAEPTLAMEYGASSEDLGRTCHAHPTMSEAVKEACMACFAQTINF